In Ruminococcaceae bacterium BL-4, one DNA window encodes the following:
- a CDS encoding Zn-dependent hydrolase (beta-lactamase superfamily) yields the protein MARFCPLFSGSSGNSYYIGSAGAGILIDAGRSARQLVQRMELCEIDPKTIQAIFVTHEHSDHVSGLRVLASRLKVPVYASNGTLGALENLKIANGSFHAFPLDWNGTNCAGMRITPFHVPHDCAEGVGYRVETSDGRTAAFATDLGHFTEEVRCHIMGADLVVLESNHDVGMLQNGPYPYPLKKRILSDTGHLSNIACADAVSELVRMGAARFFLAHLSRENNTPEIALQTTLCALTMEGMNQGTDFDLSVAPRENPGNFTVF from the coding sequence TTGGCGAGATTTTGCCCACTGTTTAGTGGAAGCAGCGGAAACAGTTATTACATAGGCTCTGCAGGAGCAGGAATTTTAATAGATGCCGGCCGGAGCGCCAGACAACTAGTTCAGCGCATGGAATTGTGTGAAATCGATCCGAAAACGATCCAGGCAATTTTTGTAACGCATGAACATTCCGACCATGTTTCGGGACTGCGAGTTTTGGCTTCCCGCTTAAAAGTTCCGGTCTATGCATCGAATGGAACGCTTGGAGCATTGGAAAATTTAAAAATTGCCAATGGAAGTTTTCATGCTTTTCCGCTTGATTGGAACGGGACTAATTGTGCAGGGATGCGCATTACACCATTTCATGTTCCGCATGACTGTGCCGAAGGAGTCGGCTATCGAGTGGAAACGTCAGATGGACGAACCGCGGCTTTTGCAACCGATCTTGGCCATTTTACAGAGGAAGTACGATGCCATATTATGGGAGCCGATTTGGTGGTCCTTGAATCTAATCACGACGTGGGAATGCTCCAAAATGGACCTTATCCATACCCACTCAAAAAGCGGATCCTTTCGGATACCGGACATCTTTCCAATATTGCCTGTGCGGATGCTGTTTCGGAGCTTGTTCGTATGGGGGCTGCCAGATTCTTTTTGGCACATTTGAGCCGTGAAAATAATACGCCGGAGATTGCGCTGCAGACAACGCTTTGTGCACTCACTATGGAAGGGATGAATCAGGGAACGGATTTTGATCTTTCGGTAGCACCTCGGGAAAACCCCGGAAACTTTACGGTGTTTTAA
- the rlmH gene encoding Ribosomal RNA large subunit methyltransferase H yields MLNVQIVCIGKLKESYWRLACSEYEKRMQSFAKFSIRELSECRLPENPSPAQIKAALREEGEHILSECKNAEIVPLCIEGKEISSPDLAKWIENKAVSGVSSISFVIGSSFGLDDSVKGSGNLRLSMSPMTFPHQLARVMLCEQIYRSFQILNHGKYHK; encoded by the coding sequence ATGCTGAATGTACAAATTGTTTGTATCGGAAAACTAAAAGAATCCTATTGGCGTTTGGCCTGCAGTGAGTATGAAAAACGTATGCAGAGTTTTGCAAAGTTTTCCATTCGGGAATTATCGGAATGTCGTTTACCGGAAAATCCAAGCCCAGCTCAAATTAAGGCAGCATTACGGGAAGAAGGGGAGCATATTCTTTCTGAGTGCAAAAATGCGGAAATAGTTCCACTCTGTATTGAGGGAAAAGAGATTTCTTCTCCAGATCTTGCAAAATGGATTGAAAATAAAGCAGTTTCTGGAGTCAGTTCCATTTCTTTTGTAATCGGAAGCAGCTTTGGTCTTGATGATTCCGTAAAAGGATCAGGAAATTTACGTCTTTCAATGTCACCAATGACATTTCCGCATCAGTTGGCACGCGTGATGCTCTGTGAACAAATTTATCGTTCTTTTCAAATTTTGAATCATGGAAAATATCATAAATGA
- a CDS encoding Patatin family protein: MKTGVVDVGGGLRGIYGAGVFDYCLLKEIKFDECIGVSAGSANIVAYLAGQRGRNLRYYRDYAFRPNYMSLHNLVHGGSYLDLNYVYGVLSNSDGEYPLDYPKIVENPAEMKVVASEAVSGRVKYFDKNDFLKDDYGILGASSAIPVVCRPYPFHGTLYFDGALSDPVPVQKALQDGCERVVVILTKPRNLIRTSSGDDHFVRILRRRYPKAARNLHLRAKRYNEGVAFAKALEEKGKAVIIAPDQIAGINTLTKNKNMLEHLYQKGFKDAEAIEAFLGQ; encoded by the coding sequence ATGAAAACAGGAGTAGTTGATGTTGGCGGCGGACTGCGAGGAATTTATGGAGCCGGTGTGTTCGATTATTGTTTGTTGAAAGAGATCAAGTTTGACGAATGTATCGGGGTGTCCGCAGGCAGCGCAAATATTGTGGCCTATCTGGCCGGTCAGCGCGGAAGAAATTTACGGTATTACCGCGACTATGCCTTTCGGCCAAATTACATGAGCTTACATAATTTAGTTCATGGGGGATCTTATCTGGACCTTAATTATGTTTATGGAGTTCTCAGTAATTCGGATGGAGAATATCCTTTGGATTATCCAAAAATTGTAGAAAATCCGGCAGAAATGAAAGTGGTGGCTTCTGAAGCAGTGAGCGGAAGAGTAAAATATTTTGATAAAAATGATTTTTTAAAGGATGATTACGGAATCCTTGGCGCTTCTTCTGCGATTCCGGTCGTTTGCCGTCCTTATCCGTTTCATGGAACTCTTTATTTTGATGGCGCGCTCAGTGATCCGGTTCCGGTGCAAAAGGCCTTGCAGGATGGCTGTGAGCGAGTTGTTGTGATTTTGACAAAACCACGGAATTTAATTCGTACTTCCAGTGGAGATGACCATTTTGTGCGTATTTTGCGCCGCAGATATCCGAAAGCAGCACGAAATCTTCATCTTCGGGCAAAAAGGTACAACGAGGGTGTTGCTTTTGCCAAAGCATTGGAGGAAAAAGGGAAGGCAGTAATTATAGCACCGGATCAGATTGCCGGGATCAATACGCTTACTAAAAACAAAAATATGCTGGAACATCTTTATCAGAAAGGGTTCAAAGACGCAGAGGCAATCGAAGCTTTTTTAGGGCAGTAA
- the dapF gene encoding Diaminopimelate epimerase, with protein sequence MRFTKMQGIGNDYIYINCFEEKVPDPAALSIRLSDRHFGIGSDGIILIKPSRQADCEMDIYNADGSRAMMCGNGIRCVGKYVYDHGICKKDVLRVDTQSGVKTLYLNVQNGTVQSVRVNMGAPILNPAQIPADFPGDRAVNVPLLVDGKEYHVTCVSMGNPHCVTFVKDVASLDLAAIGPSFERHPAFSQRVNTEFVEVLSDHEVNMRVWERGSGETWACGTGACASAVACILNGITCHSVLLHLRGGDLQVSWDEKENTVWMEGPAVTVFDGEIKV encoded by the coding sequence TTGAGATTCACAAAAATGCAGGGAATTGGGAATGATTATATCTATATTAATTGCTTTGAAGAAAAAGTCCCAGATCCCGCAGCTTTGAGCATTCGTTTGTCAGACCGGCATTTCGGAATTGGTTCAGATGGAATCATTCTGATTAAGCCGAGCAGACAGGCAGACTGTGAGATGGATATTTATAATGCAGATGGTTCTCGTGCCATGATGTGTGGCAATGGAATTCGATGTGTTGGAAAATATGTGTATGATCATGGAATCTGCAAAAAAGATGTGCTGCGGGTTGATACCCAAAGCGGAGTGAAAACGCTTTATCTTAATGTTCAGAATGGCACTGTTCAATCGGTACGTGTTAATATGGGAGCCCCAATTTTGAACCCTGCTCAGATCCCAGCGGATTTTCCAGGAGATCGCGCGGTCAATGTGCCGCTTTTGGTGGACGGAAAAGAATATCACGTCACCTGCGTATCTATGGGAAATCCACATTGTGTAACTTTTGTAAAAGACGTCGCTTCTCTTGATTTAGCGGCGATTGGGCCTTCTTTTGAGCGCCATCCGGCATTTTCGCAGAGAGTCAATACAGAGTTCGTTGAAGTGCTTTCTGATCACGAGGTAAATATGCGTGTTTGGGAGCGCGGCAGCGGAGAAACTTGGGCTTGCGGAACCGGGGCGTGTGCTTCGGCAGTTGCCTGTATCTTAAATGGGATTACCTGTCACAGTGTGCTGCTGCATCTGCGCGGTGGAGATTTACAGGTAAGCTGGGATGAAAAAGAAAATACCGTTTGGATGGAAGGGCCGGCAGTAACTGTTTTTGATGGAGAAATTAAAGTCTGA